Sequence from the Ascaphus truei isolate aAscTru1 chromosome 3, aAscTru1.hap1, whole genome shotgun sequence genome:
atgacatcactgttattacagtgtttaaagtagtgaatacagaaaattaactcaaaagacttaaaaggggaaaaagaaaaagaaggaaatGTCATTGCTTTTAGAATATTCATTTCTTTTGTTGTCATACCAGCTTAACCTCCATGCATTTGTAGAGTATCCGACACTGGATACTGGATACCCTCCAGGCTCACCACTGCAATTTATACAATTACGATTCCTATCACACCAAGGTTGTCTCAGTAGTGAAGctcttgattctttttttttattttttttttttatttaatttcccTAGCTAGTGTGTTTTTACCTCACCCATTTTTTGATTTTCAGGACCGGAGAGTAGCCCTCGAAAGATATCTATTTCCTATATAggttctccacggttcccagacgtctatgtatttctgtactgtgtcgttttgtatccccgtcagtttttccataagacagatcctccataatcttgcttttacagcgtgtatggccggctgctgttcctgtttccaggctttggctatttcgcatctggcagctgtatatatgtgtgtcaggagtttgtcgtcagttttttctatgttttcaattggcctgcatagcagtaccttccaggggtccagggggaagtcatacccaagaattgtctgcgccatatcatgtgtggccctccatagctttgttacctttgggcacgtccaccacatatgtataaacgatccctgctggccacacccccttgtacacaccggggacatgtttctgaaaaatttggacaatcgtagtggggtgtagtaccattggtggagcattttatatgcattttcttttattaatacacatgtggagctctttgctattccttcaaatatgttatcccactgctctTGATCTAGTTCTCCCAGCTCTTCTTCCCACCTCGTCCTCAATTTGGTCTGTATCTCCAATTCCTGTTTGCCTTCTGCAAGTATGCTGTATACTTTAGAGATTAGGCCCTTTTTGTCCTCCCCCATGAGGCACAAATCCTCAAATGTTGTGAAGTCGCTATACGGACCTGTCCTCTGTATGTGATCCCTCaattgaagatacctaaaaaagACCGAATCAGGGAGGCCATAGTCTCTCTTTACTACCTCAAACGTCTTAATAGCGTTGTTTGCCCATAGATCTTTTACCCTTATGATATCTGCCTTGCTCCAGTCCttaaacgctgttggttccgTGCCCGGGATAAAGCTAATATTGTCAAATAGTGGTGCCATCTGAGATTTGTAGGTGGATAGCCCATGTTtaagtttcaatgaatcccacaTGGTTAGCGAGTGTGTGATCGATTCCAGGGGCACCCTCAGAGCtggtctttcttttttttgttaaccacagtatcatttctatggatgacccagatatcacatcggactcaatttccacccactttttcctctgtttatgtgcatgccagtgaaccagttggcttacatgcgccgcttgataatattgccacaagtgtggcaaagctagccctcctgactgtttggatctatataatgtgggcagctttattctcgcttttttgttattccatataaattttgtgatagctttctgcagctcatgcatgtccctggctctgacctgtactggaagtgtgtggaaaAGGTACAATATTCTTGGCAATAAGTTCATTTTGATGGCATTTATTCTACCCAACCATGATATATGATatctggaccattcttctaattcttttttcagcgtttttattagtgatgggtagttggtctcatatatagtgtcgggtgtgttagtcaaccatattcccaagtactttatggccTGTGTCTTCCACGCGAAATCAAAGTTTGtttttattagctttagttgttcctgagggaggtttatatttagggcttcggatttttcgttgtttattttaaaccccgataGTTTCTGGAACCCTGACAAGTTACTAAATAAgtttgggagtgaggtgaagggttttgaaatggttaacaatatgtcatcggcgaacaatgccagtttgtattctttttgtttgaccttaatccccccgatatctgcattcgccctgatttgggctgctaacggttctatcgccaatgcgaacaataggggtgacagcgggcagccttgtcttgtgccattccTTATGTGGATTTTCTcagtctgcatattaatataggatactttagctgtgggtgttccatatagtgatgtaacagcattcataaatttgccttttaccccaaatgctcgaagtgtctcaaacatatatccccaatcaatacgatcaaaagccttttcagcGTCTAAAGATAGTAGCATCGAAGGTGATTTTTTGTGTTTGGCTATCTGGATTAAGTCAATTGTTCTTCGTGTATTATCCACTGCCTGACGACCTCGTATGAATCCTGCCTGATCTGCGTCTATCAGTTGCGGAAGATACGTATTCAATCTTGTGGCTagtattttggaaaatattttgagatcgttattgatcaaggatatcggtctgtagcttttgcattgggtggggtcttttccctctttatgtattaatattatttttgattctAGCATCGTTTGAGAAAACTGATCTCCCTCAAGAGCTTTGTTAAATATCTTTAGTAGTTGGGGAACTAATATGTGggctaattttttatagtaaatgtTGGATAGaccatctggtcccggggccTTGGAGTTCTTCAACCCCGCTATTGTATCTAATACCTCTGTCGACGTAATTGGCTGGGATAGTGTTGTTATATCCTGTTCTGTGAGTTTAGGCAAATTTATTTTTCTGAGAAAAGCTCTCTGTTTTTTCATGGTGGTTTCCCTTTTTCTactttatctccattgtatagctctttgtaatatgtggtgaattcattagctattgtctgtgggtttgttgtGCACACTccatcttttcttctaatgctatgtattctagattgcattctatccttccttaatcttgtggccagcattgtgtcggccttattggccttctcgtagaatttttgttttgtccatgctATGGCCTTCTCAGCTTTATCCGTAAGTAGTAAATTTAGTTTCCCTCTGAGGTCCCGCAATTCAGTCTCCCTGGCTATACTATGGTTTACTTTATGTGCCTCCTCTagggtctttatcttttcttgcaggcttgttgtttgtttctgtctctccctctttctatgcgAAGCGACGCTGATAAATTTTCCTCTCACcaccgccttatgggcctcccaaaggatatagggtgagtTCACGCTACCTTCGTTTATTTGGAAGTAGTTGGAGGCCTCGTTACTGATCTCAACTATGACTTCTGGCATCTTTAATAGAGACTCGTTTAGTCTCCATGTCcctttacttgttttttttgtgtatgtCGACAATGTGCACTTCAACAGGACCATGATCTTACCAAGTAATAGGGTGTATTGTAGCCTTTGTAATTTTTGGGATCAGTAAGGAATCTACAAATATGTAGTCTATCCTTGTGTATACTTTGTGGGGGGCTGAATAGAAAGAGAAGTCCCGTTTCTGCGGATTCAtctccttccatgcatcccttaaatcaaactctttaagtccctctcttagggtttttctctccccctttcgggCAGCCATTGTCTTAGCTAGGGCAGGTTTAGAtctgtcttgtttttcatttaaggctaTATTAAAGTCTCCCGCCATGACCAGGCGGCCCCGGGAGGTTGTGCCCAGCAATCGAAACAATTTTGTGAAAAATAttctcttattttcatttggtgcGTACACATTAACTAGGGTTATTTGTGTATCTTCTATGCTCCCCGTGATTATTAGGTATCGTCCTTCTGGGTCCCTTCTTACCCTGTCTACCTTGAATGGAGAGTTCCTTGCtaggagtatggccacccctcttttcttttcgtCCTTTGCCGAAGCTGTGTATATCTGGGGGTATAACTTGTCCCAATACGTGGGGGTGGAGCCAGCagtgaagtgcgtttcttgtaggaatattatgtcccctgATAGTCTCTTATATTCTGTCATGGCTAGCTTCCTTTTTACCACATTGTTCAATCCCTTGGTGTTATGTGATATTAGTGTTAGTGTCATTTGTATTTAACTGGGTGTGAGGTCTTCTTCTCTAGTGGATTCGTTTTCTGGTTTCCCTTGAAGGTCGGCCTGGAGGGTATCTTTGCACCTCGTACAGTAATGACAACATTCAAACAtgtaaacatcaaaaataaaacaacatatataggaTAATCCAGGTGACTAACATAGCCTGGATTTGTGTGTTCACTGGACGTGAACGAACTTTCTCTGCGATTGCGCAGTAGCGCTAATCCAACACCCATAACCTTGGGTGTGTACGGACCGTACTGCGGTCCCAGGCGGCGGGCCCGCTCaacaaatcaacttttttttttttatcagttaacATTTCTAtccctttttgtttattttttatttaatatagtagACCTTCCTTACCAAATGTGTACCTCTATACCATTGTGACCAGCTTTATATAGAACAAGCATGACTCAACAGTCGGGATCATACATTTACCCTATCTTGTCTACAACTCCCCCCTCCTACATTTTTtctgtttcatttatttatttttgcctaGCTACATGTATTCTGCGTACTGTCACCAGTACTTCTACTTCTACCTTACGGATTACCCGCTCAACCATGGGGGAGGGAATGATGCTGGCCCCTTCTTATTTCTTATCTGGATTTATATAACACATCTCAGTCTATCATTTGGGCATAGTTCCTTATGTCGGGATTTACGGGTCTTCTCCACTTTAACAGGTTTTGCATAGACCTAAGCTTTAAGATTTCTGGGGTTCCTTTGGATTTCTTCTGTGTGGAGTGGCTCCTCTGCCCACTTCTTTCCATATGGGTCTGACGGGAGGCGGTCTGTGTTCTTCGCTGGACATGGAGTCTGGTGGTTGCAATCCCAGTCTttctaggaagtccactccctcctctggatcCCTCATGTAGGCTTGCGTTCCATTCCTTGTGGCGATGAGGCAGAATGGGAACCCCCACTTGTATCGGATTTCATTGTCTCTCAGGACTTTTGTGATATGTCTCAGGGCCATCCTCTTCAACAGCGTTGATGGGGCTAGGTCGTTGTACACGTCTATCTTcacatctccccatttcagccCTCCTTTTTCCCGTGCCAGGTTAGAAATCGCTTCTTTAGTTTTAAAGTAGTGCATCCTCACCACTACATCTCGAGCTCTATCTCCGGCTTGTGGTCGCGGTCTGAGCGCTCTATGCACCCTGTCCAGGATCAGTAATGCTGGGGGCGTTTCCGGGAGAAGGGTCTGTAGCCATTCAGTTGTTGCTCTCTCCAGATCTGTGACCGTCTCTGTAATGTTTTTGAACCTGAGGTTGTTCCTTCTTGTCCTgttttcttgatcctcctgttTTTCCTCCACGGCGGCCATTCTGGCTCTTGGAGTTGGAGTTGGAGCCGGGactcagagaggggaaggtgtgtaggtgcagcggtctgtgaccctctgcactagaccagagacaccccttaggccccagctatgcccaactcaccctagattgtggctgctctagggaaggccccattagttagggaccctgcctttACTGGTTAGCCAGATTAGGGCCACAGCTGCTTTTGGAGCTACTATCACCGCAAGTGTCACTTCAGTGGGAGGTGTTCAGCCAGCGGAGGATATCGCAGGATCGGCGGATCCCTTTACCTCTTCTTGTCAGTGCACCAGGGTGCGGATACAACCGGCAGGTACCTGTTCACCAAACGTGCACAAacactactgtacagtaaggCGCTGATCACACCTAGAAGGGAGGGTATCTTTTGGGGGACACTCAGAGGGTGAGGCGACCCCGGGACTCTCCTGGTATTGTGGACACTGTGTGGGGTATACTGTGGTGGGACAAAGCCCTGCGTGGCTAGTGATAACTGTAACCAGTAGTAATTATATCCTCTGTGTTGATTAGTTTATATGACAGTAAAAGGTTATTGCATAATCTGTGAGCTGTTATTATTGGTTCCTCTTCGGGGTTATCTCATATAATTGGGTTCCTGTACAGGTGAAGGCGCTGccactttatatatttgttaaccCAGGCTCCTAGTGGCAAAGgctcagctctctgtgagccCACAGGTAACGCCAGCACCAGTAGTCCCTTCATGCTAGAGGGAAAAAGGGCTGCGGAGTATGCGTATGGAGATCCGTGGTTTTCTCCCACAGCTCGACTCTG
This genomic interval carries:
- the LOC142489273 gene encoding uncharacterized protein LOC142489273 isoform X1, encoding MAAVEEKQEDQENRTRRNNLRFKNITETVTDLERATTEWLQTLLPETPPALLILDRVHRALRPRPQAGDRARDVVVRMHYFKTKEAISNLAREKGGLKWGDVKIDVYNDLAPSTLLKRMALRHITKVLRDNEIRYKWGFPFCLIATRNGTQAYMRDPEEGVDFLERLGLQPPDSMSSEEHRPPPVRPIWKEVGRGATPHRRNPKEPQKS